Sequence from the Rubrobacter calidifluminis genome:
GCGTCTTCGAGCCGGACGCGGGTTCTGCCATCGGGGTCGGGCTGGAGGTCGGTGAAGCAGGTGTCGAGCCGCGTCCCCCCGATGGTGCGCGGTTCGCGGAAATCGTAGGGGGCCCCGTCGACGCTCGTGCGACGGCGGGGTATGAGGTTCTCGTCGGTCTCGTAGTACGAGCGGGCCGGCAGGTGCAGGTGTAGATCGTCCACCCTACTCGTGCCGGGCGTGAGGTAGGGATGGTTGCCGATCCCGCAGGGGGCGGGCCCCGGGCCGGGGTTCGCGGCGGTTATGCGCACCGTGAGCCCGTCTTCTTCAGAGAGCGTGTAGCGGGCCTCCAGATCGAGCAGGAAGGGGTATCCCTCCTGCGGATGGAGCCGCAATCCGAGCGAGACTTCGGAGAGGGTGCGCGAGACCAGACGCCACCCCGACCACCGGACGAGCCCGTGCAGCGCGGCGTTGCGGGCGGGTTCGTTCACCGGGAGCTGGTGTTCTTCTCCGGCGAAGGAGTAGCGGCCACCGGCCACCCGGTTCGGCCAGGGGATCAATACTTGCCCACGGGAGGCGGTGCTTGTCTCTCCTTCTCCGAACCCCTGGAGCACCGGCTCGCCCCCTGCCTCGAAAAGGCGCAGTGTAGCACCCACCTCGGTGACTACCGCCCGAAGGCCCTCCCGCTCTATCTCGAACTGCTCTCCGGTCGGAGAGGGATGTCGTGGTGGATGCCGCATAAGGGAAGCATAGATGTCGGTCCGTCTCCCTGCAATGTACGTGTCTGTCACGTGCCGTCCGGCGGGCTAGTAGAATGCTCATCTGACGAGGAAGCGAGGAGGTTTTAGCCTGTATGAAGCGCGAGAGACCGCCTTTCAGGGCCGACCACGTCGGAAGTCTTCTGAGACCCGTAGAGCTACTCGAAGCACGGGAAGACTTCGCCTCCGGGCGTATCACGGCGGATGAGCTCAGGGCCACCGAAGACGAGGCGATAAGGCAGGCAATCAGGATGCAGGAGTCGATCGGCCTGCGCTCCGCCACCGATGGAGAGTTCCGCCGCTCATCCTGGCACATGGACTTCATCTACCAGCTTGGTGGGATCGAGAGGGCTGCGGGTAACCTGAAGGTGAAGTTCCGCAACGAGCGGGGCGACATAGAGTACACCCCGGCCGCCCTCCGGGTGGAGGGCAGGGTGCACCTGGAGCACACCATCTTCGGCGACGACTTCGCTTTCCTCAAAGAGCAGGTGAAGAGCGCGATCCCCAAGCTCACCATCCCCTCCCCGAGCATGGTCCACTACCGGGGCGGACGCGCCGCGATAGACGAGGGCGTCTACCCGGATCTCGAAGAATTTTGGGAGGATCTCGCCTCGGCCTACGCCGGGGAGGTGAGGCGGCTCGGCGAACTTGGCTGCACCTACCTGCAGTTCGACGACACCAGCCTGGCCTACCTCAACGATCCGCGCCAGAGAGAGCACCTGGCGGCCCTGGGCGGGGACCCGGAGCACCAGCACGAGATCTACATCCGCACCATCAACCGGGCGCTCGAAAACCGTCCCGCCGGGATGTCCGTGACCACCCACATGTGCCGGGGAAACTTCCGCTCTTCCTGGGCCGCCGAAGGCGGCTACGACTTCGTCGCCGAGGCCCTCTTCAACGAGCTGGACGTGGACGGATTCTTCCTGGAGTACGACGACGAGCGCTCAGGAACCTTCGAACCCTTACGCTTCGTTCCGAAGGGCAAGATGGTAGTCCTCGGCCTCGTTACCACCAAGCGCGGCGAGCTGGAGGACAAAGATCTCCTGAAGAAGAGGATCGAAGAGGCCAGCCGCTTCGTCCCCATCGATCAGCTGTGCCTCTCGCCGCAGTGTGGTTTCTCTTCTACCGTGGAGGGGAACGACCTGACTCAAGACGAACAGTGGGCGAAGCTCGAGCTCGTCGTCGAGACGGCCAGAGAAGTTTGGGGAGAATGATCGGCGATTCGCCCTTGACTTATTAACAAATATTTGCGAGTATTAACAATCGTCAGAGAGGGTCTTCGAGACAGGAGGTAGAGGATTTGAAGAAGGTAATGCTGTTGGCCGCGATGCTGGCGATGGTGCTGGCTGTGGCCGCCCCGGCCTTCGCGCAGGCTGTCGGGGCGAACACCCAGAGCGGCGGCGCCACCGGCGTGCAGAGCGGCAACAACGACGTGCAGTGCGTGCAGAACGCCGTGCAGCAGGAGGCTGGCAAGGCGCAGTACAACCAGTACGGCAACAACTACAACATCCAGCAGATAGCGCAGACGTGTAACATAAGCGTCACTCAGGTACAGAGCATCATAAGCTCTGTGAGCAGCTCTGCTCCTGCCAGCAGCACGCCGGCCAGCTCCCAGTACTCCAGCAGCAGCGCCGCTTCCAGCGTCGCTTCCGTGAGCAGCGGGGCTTCCTCCTCTGCTGCGGCTGCGACCAGCGTGCTTCCGAACACCGGTGGTGCTTCGGTGGTTGCGCTCGGTGCTGGTGCGCTCCTGGTCGGTGGTGGTCTCGTCGCCCGCAGGTTCATCCGCTAGTTCGGGCTGAGATCTACACAGAGCTTATTGCTCCAGAGAGGGTCGGGAAACCGGCCCTCTCTTTCTGTCTCGTGAGGGTGTATCTGCGCCGGAGAAAGTCATATACTTTGTTGCGACCCCCGTCTCCCGTGCTCGAGGACCTTCTCCTGGCGGGGGTCTCTGTGCCGGAGGAGGCAGGAGGAGAAGCGGCGGATGGGGTATCGGTTTATGCACACGCTCCGGGTGAGGTACTCGGAGATCGACGGCCAGAAGATCGTCTACAACGCCCATTATCTCACCTACCTGGACGTGGCTATAACCGAGTATTTCAGGGGGCTCGGGATAACCTTCACCGGCGCTTCCCCTGATTTCGACATAGCGCTGGTCCGGGCGATGCTGGAGTTCAAGCGGCCTGCGCGTCTGGACGATCTGCTCGACGTGCGGGTCGGTATAAAGTCCTTTGGGAGGTCCAGTTTCGTCGCCGGGTTCCAGATCGTCCACCATGGAGGGGAGGATCCCGTCCTGGAGGCGGAGGTGGTGTATGTCTCCTACTCGCAGGAGGAAGGCAGGGCCGTGCCGGTGCCGGGATGGGTGCGCAGCAGAATCGAGAGGTTCGAGAGGGAGGGCGTATTGCCGGAGCAGAAAGAAGCGGACGATATGTGATTCAATGATAAGAGTATGAGGGTAGGCGTATCCACGTTCGTCACCGATGAGGGTATAAAGCCCGATATCCTGGGTCTGCTGCTCGAAGAGCGCGGTTTCGACTCGTTGTTTGTCGCCGAGCACACCCACATACCGCTCAGCAGGAGGACGCCGTACCCTGGAGGGGGGGAGTTGCCGAGGAAGTACTATCGGACGCTCGACCCCTTCGTCACGCTCACTGCGGCCGCAGCGGCCACCCAGACTCTGATCGTGGGCACCGGGGTGTTGCTCCTGGCACAGCGCGACCCCATCACGACAGCAAAGGAGGTTGCGAGCCTCGACCATTTCTCCGACGGGCGCGTGATCTTCGGCGTCGGGGTCGGCTGGAACGAGGAGGAGATGGAGAACCACGGGACCAACCCCCGTACCAGGGGGCGGCTGGTCAACGAGCGCCTGCGGGCTATGATTGAGATCTGGACCCGGGATTCGGCCGAGTATCACGGGGAGTTCGTCGATTTCGACCCTATAGCCTCCTGGCCCAAGCCGGTCAGCAAGCCCTATCCACCGATCTACGTCGGCGGGGGACGGCGGGCCTTCGCGAGGGTGGCCGAATTCGGGGACGCCTGGCTCGCCAACGGGCTGCCGCCAGAGAGGCTCGCGCCGATGATGGAAGAGCTGCGAAGGGTGGCCGGCAGGGAGGTGCCCGTGACCGTTTTCGGAGCCTCGCGCGAGCGAGAGGTGCTAGAAGAGTACGAGCGGCTCGGCGTCGACCGGGTGTTGCTCGATCTGCCGACCCTACCCGAACCTGAGACCACCGAGCTGCTCGACGAGCTCTCAGGGCTCGTCGACGTTTTTCTGTAATCCGGGCCTCTCCTCCGAGGCTTCACCGGTGCTGCCGGGTATTACACTCTCTTCGTAGGGACCACTGGCGCGGCTGGAGCAAAGACTCTTTCAGAGGGAGATGTCTGGAGCTATGGATCTCAGGCTTTCGGTTTTGGATCTCTCACCGGTCGGCGTGGGGTACGGATCTTCTGAGGCTCTGCGCAACACTTTTGAGCTCGCCCGACTGGCTGACCGCCTCGGCTACGAGCGCTACTGGCTCGCCGAGCACCACAACCTCCCGAGCGTGGCCAGCTCCTCGCCGGAGGTGATGATAGGGCACGTCGCGGACAGGACCTCCCGCATCCGGGTTGGAGCGGGGGGTATCATGCTCCCCAACCACGCCCCGCTAAAGGTGGCCGAGACCTTCCGGGTGCTCGAGGCCCTGCACCCGGGCCGTATAGACCTCGGCATAGGCCGGGCTCCCGGCACCGACCCGGTGACCGCCGCCGCGCTCCGGCGCTCCACCGGTGCGGACGGGGCGGAGGACTTCCCCGAACGCTTCGCCGAACTCCTCGCCTTCGGCGGGGATGGCTTCCCCGAGGATCATCCTTTCGCGGCGGTGCGCGCCGTGCCCGACGACGTGGATCTTCCCCCAATCTGGCTGCTCGGCTCCAGCGGCTACTCCGCACGGGCCGCGGGAAAGATGGGGCTCGGCTACGCCTTCGCGGCGCACTTCAGCCCGGCCGATCCCGCCCCGCCGATGCTCGCCTACAGAGAGAGCTTCGAGCCCTCGGAGGAGTTCGAGCGTCCCTCGGCGATACTCGCCGTCTCCGTCGTCTGCGCCGAGAGCGAGGAGCGCGCCGCGGAGCTCGCCTCCTCGATGCAGCTCGCCTGGGTCAGGATGCGCAGCGGCCGGCCCGGGCCGCTTCCCACGCCGGAAGAGGCCCTGGCTCACGAGTACACGCCGGCGGAGAGGCGCCTCGTCGAGGCGTACCGCTCGATGCAGATCATCGGCACCCCGGAGAGGGTCAGGGAGAGGATGGAGGAGCTCGCGGAGCGCACCCGGGCCGACGAGCTCATGGTCACGACGATGGTCTACGACCACGCCGCGCGGCTGCACTCCTACGAGCTTCTCGCGGGGGTCTTCGGGCTCGCAGGAGCACCGGCCGGGGGGCGGGAGCGGACATGAGACAGATGGACCGGAGATACCCCGACCCTTCGGTGCTCGGTGGGGAGGTGGGGCTGTGGACCTCGATCCTCAACTATCTGCCCGCTTCCCGGGCGAGGGAGGCCGTGGCCGAGGCCGAGGAGCTCGGCTACGGGGCGCTCTGGTTCGGGGAGGCGACCGGACGGGAGGTCTTCACCACCGCCGCGATACTGCTCTCCGCCACCAGTCGGATTCAGATCGCCACCGGCATCGCCAACATCTTCGTCCGTGACGCGTGGGCGACGAACGCCGCGTCGAAGACGCTCGCCGAGGCGTATCCGGGACGGTTCGTCCTCGGGATCGGGGTGAGCCACCGGCCGCTCGTCGAGATGCGCGGTCACGACTACCGCTCGCCGCTCGCGACGATGCGCTCCTACCTGGAGGGCATGCGCCGGGCCCGATTCGACGCCGTAGGACCTGAACGGGAGGCCCCCGTGCTGCTCGCTGCGCTCGGCCCGAAGATGCTCGAGCTCTCCAGAGATCTCGCCGACGGAGCCCATCCTTATCTGGTAACCCCGCAGCATACCGCCTACGCCCGCGAGATCCTCGGGGAAGGGCCGCTCCTCGCCGTCGAGCAGGGGGTGGTCCTCACGGAGGACCGGACGGAGGCTCTGCGCCTCGCCCGCTCGCACCTAAACCGGTATCTCGGGCTTCCCAACTACCGCAACAGCTGGCTCCGCCAGGGCTTCACCGAAGAAGACCTCTCCGGGGAGGGCAGCGACCGCTTCGTGGAGGCGCTCGTCGCCTGGGGAGACGAGGGCAGAATAAGAGAGCGGGTGCACGAGCACCTCGACGCGGGAGCGGACCACGTCTGCGTGCAGGTGATAACCGACCGGCCCGAGGCCGGTCTCGGCAGGGAGTGGCGCGCCCTGGCCCCCGCGCTGCTGGCGTAGCGTCCACCGGTTGACAACTTCTCTCTTCGGGCGTATACCGGCGGGTTGTAAGAAGTGGTGCCAGAAGCGCCGAGCTCCCGGGTGGCACCGGGAGGCGGGGGACCCGATCAGGTGGGCTCAGGGCCCGCCGAGGGGTGAATCGCCCCGGAGCGGGGCGTAGGGCTTCTCTCTTTCGGCCCGAACCCGTCAGCTAACCCCGCAGGCGCCGAAGAAGGAGGAAGAGGAGTGACGGTCCAGCGTAGGTCGTTCCTCAGGCGCATGATGCTCGGGGAGGAGAGGCCTCACACCGAGCGGGAGGAGAAAGTCCTCAACTACGTCGTCCACCGGATAAACGACGGCGCCCCGCTGCACGAGATCGTGCGCGAGGACTACGTGGTGCGCAACTGCTCGCAGCGGGAGATAGACGACATCCTGCGTTGCCCCGAGCTGGTGCGGGCGAGCCGCAGCCGTCTCGAGCGAGCCTTCCTCTCGGGGGAGCTCGCCCCTTCGAGCCTCCGCCGGCGTTTGTAGCTTCGTCGGGGTCTTGAGCGCGGGTCGCCCGCGACGGTTCTCCCGCCGGATGGCCTGCTTTCGCCGGAGGTGATCCCCGGGCAGGGGGATCACCTCCGGCTTTCTTCGTCCTTTCGCCCTATTCTCAGAATTCTCTCAACCTCCGGACTTAATAGGAGGAAGTCCTCCCGCTGGAGGATCGGCGTGAAGAGGTGTCCCACCGGATGAGAGAGGCTGGCTTGGCATGGGATGTTGGCTGAGG
This genomic interval carries:
- a CDS encoding aldose 1-epimerase family protein, which produces MRHPPRHPSPTGEQFEIEREGLRAVVTEVGATLRLFEAGGEPVLQGFGEGETSTASRGQVLIPWPNRVAGGRYSFAGEEHQLPVNEPARNAALHGLVRWSGWRLVSRTLSEVSLGLRLHPQEGYPFLLDLEARYTLSEEDGLTVRITAANPGPGPAPCGIGNHPYLTPGTSRVDDLHLHLPARSYYETDENLIPRRRTSVDGAPYDFREPRTIGGTRLDTCFTDLQPDPDGRTRVRLEDARRGRGVELWMEESCRYVQLFTSDTLPGEDFRSAIAVEPMTCAPDAFNSGDGLAVLEPGSSLTSAWGIKPLL
- a CDS encoding 5-methyltetrahydropteroyltriglutamate--homocysteine S-methyltransferase; its protein translation is MKRERPPFRADHVGSLLRPVELLEAREDFASGRITADELRATEDEAIRQAIRMQESIGLRSATDGEFRRSSWHMDFIYQLGGIERAAGNLKVKFRNERGDIEYTPAALRVEGRVHLEHTIFGDDFAFLKEQVKSAIPKLTIPSPSMVHYRGGRAAIDEGVYPDLEEFWEDLASAYAGEVRRLGELGCTYLQFDDTSLAYLNDPRQREHLAALGGDPEHQHEIYIRTINRALENRPAGMSVTTHMCRGNFRSSWAAEGGYDFVAEALFNELDVDGFFLEYDDERSGTFEPLRFVPKGKMVVLGLVTTKRGELEDKDLLKKRIEEASRFVPIDQLCLSPQCGFSSTVEGNDLTQDEQWAKLELVVETAREVWGE
- a CDS encoding LPXTG cell wall anchor domain-containing protein, yielding MKKVMLLAAMLAMVLAVAAPAFAQAVGANTQSGGATGVQSGNNDVQCVQNAVQQEAGKAQYNQYGNNYNIQQIAQTCNISVTQVQSIISSVSSSAPASSTPASSQYSSSSAASSVASVSSGASSSAAAATSVLPNTGGASVVALGAGALLVGGGLVARRFIR
- a CDS encoding acyl-CoA thioesterase; the protein is MGYRFMHTLRVRYSEIDGQKIVYNAHYLTYLDVAITEYFRGLGITFTGASPDFDIALVRAMLEFKRPARLDDLLDVRVGIKSFGRSSFVAGFQIVHHGGEDPVLEAEVVYVSYSQEEGRAVPVPGWVRSRIERFEREGVLPEQKEADDM
- a CDS encoding LLM class F420-dependent oxidoreductase, with amino-acid sequence MRVGVSTFVTDEGIKPDILGLLLEERGFDSLFVAEHTHIPLSRRTPYPGGGELPRKYYRTLDPFVTLTAAAAATQTLIVGTGVLLLAQRDPITTAKEVASLDHFSDGRVIFGVGVGWNEEEMENHGTNPRTRGRLVNERLRAMIEIWTRDSAEYHGEFVDFDPIASWPKPVSKPYPPIYVGGGRRAFARVAEFGDAWLANGLPPERLAPMMEELRRVAGREVPVTVFGASREREVLEEYERLGVDRVLLDLPTLPEPETTELLDELSGLVDVFL
- a CDS encoding LLM class flavin-dependent oxidoreductase, with the protein product MDLRLSVLDLSPVGVGYGSSEALRNTFELARLADRLGYERYWLAEHHNLPSVASSSPEVMIGHVADRTSRIRVGAGGIMLPNHAPLKVAETFRVLEALHPGRIDLGIGRAPGTDPVTAAALRRSTGADGAEDFPERFAELLAFGGDGFPEDHPFAAVRAVPDDVDLPPIWLLGSSGYSARAAGKMGLGYAFAAHFSPADPAPPMLAYRESFEPSEEFERPSAILAVSVVCAESEERAAELASSMQLAWVRMRSGRPGPLPTPEEALAHEYTPAERRLVEAYRSMQIIGTPERVRERMEELAERTRADELMVTTMVYDHAARLHSYELLAGVFGLAGAPAGGRERT
- a CDS encoding LLM class F420-dependent oxidoreductase, whose amino-acid sequence is MDRRYPDPSVLGGEVGLWTSILNYLPASRAREAVAEAEELGYGALWFGEATGREVFTTAAILLSATSRIQIATGIANIFVRDAWATNAASKTLAEAYPGRFVLGIGVSHRPLVEMRGHDYRSPLATMRSYLEGMRRARFDAVGPEREAPVLLAALGPKMLELSRDLADGAHPYLVTPQHTAYAREILGEGPLLAVEQGVVLTEDRTEALRLARSHLNRYLGLPNYRNSWLRQGFTEEDLSGEGSDRFVEALVAWGDEGRIRERVHEHLDAGADHVCVQVITDRPEAGLGREWRALAPALLA